A single region of the Idiomarinaceae bacterium HL-53 genome encodes:
- a CDS encoding PH domain-containing protein, with protein MEKQHPSKVDPLYLLILMTIPMFGFVFVGLFLLQGQGLIGLLLTFITIVWPAWIALGTKYRIREDYLDASCGPLRYRVPLTSITSIEPKRTFMPGPALSRDKLIIHYQAVGGVARTLRVSPTDKYTFVFDLGLGQEDEFEGQLDEDEV; from the coding sequence GCTTTATTTGCTCATTCTAATGACCATTCCCATGTTTGGTTTTGTGTTCGTGGGGCTGTTTTTATTGCAAGGGCAGGGGCTGATTGGTCTTCTGCTCACGTTCATTACGATTGTTTGGCCTGCGTGGATTGCTCTTGGCACCAAGTACCGCATTCGCGAGGACTATTTAGACGCTAGTTGTGGTCCATTGCGTTACCGGGTTCCGCTCACGTCCATTACAAGTATCGAGCCAAAGCGCACATTTATGCCGGGGCCAGCGCTCTCGCGCGACAAATTGATTATTCATTACCAGGCTGTAGGCGGTGTTGCACGCACTTTACGCGTGTCGCCTACAGACAAGTACACGTTTGTGTTCGATTTGGGGCTGGGCCAAGAAGACGAGTTCGAAGGCCAGCTAGATGAAGATGAAGTATAA
- a CDS encoding EAL domain, c-di-GMP-specific phosphodiesterase class I (or its enzymatically inactive variant), whose translation MRWFHPTRGMVSPGVFIPVAEESGLIVALGEWALTEACAQLALWQATATTQHLSLSVNVSPRQFYQHDFVERVLNDIEKSAIEPSRLKLELTESLVLEDMQVVVDKMRQLKAHGVRFSMDDFGTGYSSLSYLSFLPFDEVKIDQAFIRRAATEEHARDWTIVEAIIGITRNLGMEVIAEGVETQAQCERLKASGCLRYQGYLFSKPSPISELPI comes from the coding sequence ATGCGTTGGTTTCATCCGACCCGTGGCATGGTGTCACCTGGAGTTTTTATTCCTGTGGCAGAAGAGAGCGGACTCATTGTAGCGCTTGGTGAGTGGGCACTTACTGAGGCGTGCGCACAGCTTGCACTCTGGCAAGCAACAGCTACAACCCAGCATCTGAGCTTGTCGGTAAATGTCAGCCCGCGGCAATTTTACCAACATGATTTCGTAGAACGGGTATTGAATGACATTGAAAAGAGCGCGATAGAACCTAGCCGGTTAAAATTGGAGTTAACAGAGAGTTTGGTACTAGAAGACATGCAAGTGGTTGTGGACAAAATGCGGCAATTGAAAGCGCATGGTGTGCGTTTCAGTATGGACGATTTTGGTACCGGCTATTCTTCACTTTCATATCTTTCCTTTTTGCCTTTTGACGAGGTGAAGATAGACCAAGCCTTTATTCGCAGAGCCGCCACAGAAGAACATGCTCGGGACTGGACGATTGTAGAGGCGATTATTGGTATTACTCGTAATTTGGGTATGGAAGTAATTGCCGAAGGGGTAGAAACACAAGCGCAGTGTGAGCGTTTAAAAGCAAGTGGTTGTTTGCGTTATCAAGGCTATTTGTTCAGCAAGCCTTCGCCCATTTCCGAATTGCCAATTTGA
- a CDS encoding glycine cleavage system H protein: MSHVPKELKYASTHEWIRDEGDGVYTVGITEHAQELLGDMVFVELPEVGANFAAGDDCAVAESVKAASDIYAPVGGEILEANEELEDSPELVNSDPYGDGWLFKIKIDDDGDLANLLDADAYSESIADE; the protein is encoded by the coding sequence ATGAGCCACGTACCTAAAGAGTTAAAATATGCATCAACCCACGAATGGATTCGTGACGAAGGTGACGGTGTTTATACCGTTGGTATTACCGAGCACGCACAAGAGCTTTTGGGCGACATGGTGTTCGTAGAATTACCAGAAGTAGGCGCGAACTTCGCTGCAGGCGACGATTGTGCGGTAGCCGAGTCTGTGAAAGCTGCTTCCGATATTTACGCGCCCGTGGGCGGTGAAATTCTGGAAGCGAACGAAGAGTTAGAAGACTCTCCAGAACTGGTAAACAGCGACCCATACGGCGACGGCTGGTTATTCAAAATTAAGATCGACGACGACGGCGATTTAGCAAACTTACTAGACGCCGACGCTTACAGCGAATCCATCGCTGACGAGTAA
- a CDS encoding 2-octaprenylphenol hydroxylase produces MGLVRTQVTIVGGGMVGAALAVALAVKGKKVVVLERSDTVKTFPTEPSLRVSALNLAAQNWFAKLGVWELVNLAQQGFYDRMEVWDDATGAKIQFAASAVDQEQLGCIVENAVVEAALWQRAQALGVQFELGVEIEAIESHTDDVVVQTKAGTHYLSQLLIAADGGRSQVRSFMNVEMQFRDYEQLGVVATLNTEYPHEGNARQVFLAGGPLALLPMADPHQVSIVWSLPTLEAQALLQKNVTEFAQAVTAASSSCLGVLTRAGEAAGFPLRMQYAEQWLKQRIVLVGDAAHTIHPLAGQGANLGLGDAWYLAEQLNALGTLNGVWDAQALQKNLRHYERARKTAALKQVATMEGFHRLFTAQHPVIQFVRAVGLSGTQRMEKVKAFFLSQANQF; encoded by the coding sequence ATGGGATTAGTACGAACACAAGTGACGATTGTCGGCGGCGGTATGGTGGGCGCAGCATTGGCTGTGGCATTGGCTGTTAAAGGTAAAAAAGTGGTGGTACTTGAGCGCAGCGATACCGTCAAAACCTTTCCTACCGAACCCTCGTTGCGTGTGAGTGCGCTGAACCTAGCTGCACAGAATTGGTTTGCAAAACTGGGTGTTTGGGAGCTAGTAAACCTAGCGCAGCAAGGATTCTATGACCGCATGGAAGTGTGGGACGACGCCACTGGAGCAAAAATTCAGTTTGCCGCCAGCGCTGTGGATCAAGAACAGCTTGGCTGTATTGTCGAAAATGCCGTTGTAGAGGCTGCGCTCTGGCAACGGGCGCAAGCGCTCGGGGTACAATTCGAGCTCGGCGTTGAAATTGAAGCCATTGAAAGCCATACCGACGACGTCGTAGTGCAAACCAAAGCGGGCACACATTATTTAAGCCAGTTACTCATTGCTGCAGACGGCGGACGCTCGCAAGTACGAAGCTTTATGAACGTTGAAATGCAGTTTCGAGACTACGAGCAGCTTGGCGTAGTCGCGACACTTAACACCGAATACCCGCACGAGGGTAATGCACGCCAAGTTTTCTTAGCTGGTGGCCCGCTTGCGCTGTTGCCCATGGCCGACCCGCATCAAGTGTCGATTGTTTGGAGCTTACCCACCTTAGAAGCGCAAGCTTTATTACAAAAGAACGTCACGGAGTTTGCACAAGCGGTCACCGCGGCGAGTAGTAGTTGTTTAGGTGTGCTTACACGTGCAGGCGAAGCTGCAGGCTTTCCGCTGCGTATGCAATATGCTGAACAATGGCTCAAGCAGCGCATTGTGTTAGTGGGAGACGCTGCACACACTATTCACCCGTTAGCGGGGCAGGGTGCGAATCTAGGTTTAGGGGATGCTTGGTATTTAGCCGAGCAGCTGAATGCCCTCGGCACGCTAAACGGCGTGTGGGATGCCCAAGCGTTACAGAAGAACTTGCGCCATTATGAACGAGCACGTAAAACCGCAGCACTGAAGCAAGTGGCCACCATGGAAGGGTTTCACAGACTGTTTACCGCCCAGCACCCAGTGATTCAATTCGTGCGGGCAGTGGGCTTGTCGGGAACGCAGCGCATGGAGAAGGTCAAAGCCTTCTTTTTGTCGCAAGCCAATCAGTTCTGA
- a CDS encoding beta-lactamase class C produces the protein MLVLVCFLSAQAIAQPSTTPVPLHPQFQRFFDQRLTEEKVPGGVFAIIHRDQVHQIHSYGVRSMSDGVPVTEDTVFRVASVSKTFAGTLATILNHHEYFSWEDALTQYIPNFEFEQPALASQIQLQHIVSHSAGLVPNAYDNLIEANYTLPRVLPFFKSINPMCEPGTCYGYQNVLFNLLEPVIERTTGQSYESLVAELLFEPLGMKDSSIGLEGFFQSENIAMPHVKGRISWFQRTPTAHYYHYPAAAGVNASARDLAQWLIAHMGYRPDVISEDILADIRTPRVQTTRDLRRRYWRQYLRDAHYTAGWRKYNFDDYELFYHGGWVEGYRAMIAYVPEFSVGLVMLLNAESNVISELGAAFWADVLPRLEEEQWVPYYHAGSNDDDKNLENTAPTIPRFAPFLPQIGNSEMGEGLLNK, from the coding sequence GTGTTGGTTCTCGTGTGTTTTCTGTCTGCTCAAGCAATCGCTCAACCATCAACAACGCCTGTTCCACTCCACCCTCAGTTCCAACGGTTTTTTGATCAGCGACTTACTGAAGAGAAGGTTCCAGGTGGGGTGTTTGCTATTATTCATCGCGATCAGGTGCATCAAATCCATAGTTATGGCGTCAGATCAATGTCCGATGGCGTGCCCGTTACCGAAGACACCGTCTTCCGTGTTGCTTCAGTTTCGAAGACGTTCGCGGGCACATTAGCAACAATTCTGAACCACCATGAATACTTTTCATGGGAAGATGCGTTAACTCAATACATTCCAAACTTTGAGTTTGAACAGCCTGCGCTCGCGAGCCAAATTCAGTTGCAGCATATCGTTAGCCATTCCGCAGGACTTGTGCCAAATGCCTACGACAACCTAATCGAAGCTAATTACACACTCCCACGGGTGTTGCCATTCTTTAAGAGCATTAACCCCATGTGCGAACCGGGTACTTGTTATGGTTATCAAAACGTACTCTTTAATTTGCTCGAACCAGTAATTGAGCGCACTACAGGGCAAAGTTACGAATCATTGGTGGCTGAGTTGTTATTTGAGCCGCTCGGTATGAAAGACTCAAGCATTGGTTTAGAAGGCTTCTTTCAAAGCGAGAATATCGCTATGCCGCACGTGAAAGGGCGTATCTCGTGGTTTCAACGCACACCCACGGCACATTACTATCATTACCCTGCGGCAGCTGGTGTTAATGCGAGCGCTCGCGACTTAGCCCAGTGGCTCATTGCACATATGGGCTACCGGCCAGATGTTATTTCCGAAGATATATTAGCCGATATCCGCACCCCGCGTGTGCAAACCACGCGCGATCTGCGTCGTCGATATTGGCGCCAATACTTGCGCGATGCCCATTACACAGCGGGCTGGCGTAAATATAATTTCGACGATTACGAGCTTTTCTATCATGGTGGCTGGGTAGAGGGTTATCGTGCCATGATTGCCTACGTTCCAGAGTTTAGTGTGGGTTTAGTTATGCTGCTCAACGCCGAGAGCAATGTTATTAGTGAGCTTGGGGCGGCGTTTTGGGCCGACGTACTTCCGCGTTTAGAAGAAGAACAGTGGGTACCTTACTACCATGCGGGTTCCAACGATGACGACAAAAACTTAGAAAATACGGCACCAACGATTCCGCGTTTCGCGCCGTTCCTGCCTCAAATTGGCAATTCGGAAATGGGCGAAGGCTTGCTGAACAAATAG
- a CDS encoding aminomethyltransferase, which yields MAQRTALYDAHVEAGAKMVDFHGWDMPLHYGSQIEEHHAVRQHVGMFDVSHMTIVDVTGPEAKAYLRRLLANDVAKLTLSGKALYSAMLNEQGGVIDDLITYHFNDESYRVVVNSATRDRDMAWLHQQAGEFDVQVTERTEFGMIALQGPEAEAKVATLVTPEQHEEIKGMKPFFGVQHDDLFVATTGYTGEAGYEIIVPVERVVEVWNTLKTAGVQPCGLGARDTLRLEAGMNLYGQDMDESVSPLAANMGWSVALEPTERDFIGRSALEAAKAAGTEKLIGLVMTEKGVLRSGQKVVVEGGEGVITSGTFSPTLGVSVAMARVPTPVGETAEVEMRKKMVTVKVTKPSFVRNGKAVVEF from the coding sequence ATGGCACAACGTACCGCACTTTATGACGCTCACGTCGAAGCTGGCGCGAAAATGGTCGACTTCCATGGCTGGGACATGCCCCTGCACTATGGCTCACAAATTGAAGAGCACCATGCTGTTCGCCAACACGTAGGCATGTTCGATGTGTCGCACATGACCATTGTCGATGTAACCGGCCCAGAAGCCAAAGCTTACTTACGCCGTTTACTCGCCAACGACGTTGCCAAACTCACCTTATCCGGCAAAGCATTATATAGCGCCATGCTAAACGAACAGGGCGGTGTCATCGACGATCTGATTACCTATCATTTTAACGACGAGTCTTACCGTGTGGTCGTGAATTCAGCGACGCGTGATCGCGACATGGCGTGGTTGCATCAGCAAGCCGGAGAATTCGACGTACAAGTCACTGAGCGCACTGAGTTCGGCATGATTGCTTTACAGGGCCCAGAAGCGGAAGCGAAAGTGGCGACGTTGGTGACGCCTGAGCAGCACGAGGAAATCAAAGGCATGAAGCCATTCTTTGGCGTGCAGCACGACGATTTATTCGTGGCAACGACCGGTTACACCGGCGAAGCAGGTTATGAAATTATTGTCCCGGTTGAGCGTGTGGTCGAAGTATGGAATACCTTGAAAACTGCAGGTGTGCAGCCATGTGGTTTAGGCGCTCGTGACACCTTGCGCTTAGAAGCGGGTATGAACTTATACGGACAAGACATGGACGAATCGGTGTCTCCGTTAGCCGCCAATATGGGCTGGAGTGTGGCGTTAGAGCCTACAGAACGTGATTTTATCGGCCGTAGCGCACTTGAAGCAGCAAAAGCCGCGGGCACAGAAAAATTAATTGGCTTGGTCATGACCGAAAAAGGCGTACTACGTAGCGGCCAAAAAGTAGTGGTAGAAGGTGGCGAAGGCGTGATTACTTCTGGTACTTTCTCTCCTACACTCGGAGTGAGCGTTGCCATGGCACGTGTACCTACCCCAGTGGGGGAAACTGCCGAGGTGGAAATGCGCAAAAAAATGGTTACAGTAAAAGTAACCAAGCCGAGTTTTGTTCGCAACGGTAAAGCGGTAGTCGAATTTTAA
- a CDS encoding glycine dehydrogenase, whose product MSSKSLNQLEQHDDFIYRHIGPDRAEQQEMLNLVGAKSLEEMTVQTVPGSILREPFLEIGEPMSEREALAKLKKIAQKNEIFTSYIGAGYYDTVTPNVILRNVLENPGWYTAYTPYQPEIAQGRLQAILNFQQLTIDLTGMEIASASLLDEATAAAEAMAMAQRVSKSKSNQFFVADNVFPQTVDVVKARAEMFGFEIITGPWQEAGQHDVFGALLQSPADNGDVLDLTDVIAQVQANKGVVGVATDLMSLVLCKSPGEMGADMVFGSAQRFGVPMGYGGPHAAFFATREKFKRAIPGRIIGVSRDSRENTALRMAMQTREQHIRREKATSNICTAQVLLANMASFYAVYHGPQGLKTIASRIQRWATMLVVALREKGIAVENAQWFDTVTFSADSAAREAILMRAKAARINLRTDRDGRLSVSFDEAKTRGDFAALLNVIFDEQHGFDVLALDEKAQGEKALSDASVRTSDFLTHEVFNQYHSETEMLRYIRQLESRDLALNHSMISLGSCTMKLNATAEMIPVTWPEFAQLHPFCPKEQAQGYAEMIHGLSKWLLDITGYDNMSMQPNSGAQGEYAGLLAIHYYHESRGEGHRDICLIPESAHGTNPASAQMAGMRVVVVACDEKGNVDLNDLREKAASVAENLSCAMVTYPSTHGVYEEQIREICNIVHEHGGQVYMDGANMNAQVGVTSPGYIGSDVSHLNLHKTFCIPHGGGGPGMGPIGVKSHLAPFLPGHVAMDAEGLVKGNSAVSAAPYGSASILPISWMYIAMMGSRGLREATEVAILSANYIAKRLEPHYPILYRGRNDRVAHECIIDLRPIKEATGIAEIDIAKRLQDYGFHSPTMSFPVAGTLMVEPTESEAKGELDRFIDAMISIREEIRKVEKGEWTAENNPLVHAPHTLTDIVSGDWDRAYTREEAAYPAEWIRGHKFWPSVNRIDDVFGDRNLVCSCPPLSAYR is encoded by the coding sequence ATGAGCAGTAAATCGCTGAATCAGCTTGAGCAGCACGACGACTTTATCTATCGCCACATTGGCCCAGACCGCGCCGAGCAGCAAGAAATGCTGAACTTAGTGGGCGCAAAGTCGTTAGAAGAAATGACCGTGCAAACCGTGCCAGGCTCTATTTTACGTGAACCATTCCTTGAGATTGGTGAGCCGATGTCGGAGCGTGAAGCACTGGCCAAGCTGAAGAAAATTGCTCAGAAGAACGAAATCTTTACCAGCTACATTGGTGCCGGTTATTACGACACCGTTACGCCCAACGTAATTTTGCGTAACGTGCTTGAGAATCCAGGTTGGTACACGGCGTACACGCCTTATCAGCCAGAGATCGCACAAGGCCGTTTACAAGCCATTTTGAATTTCCAACAGCTGACCATTGATTTGACGGGTATGGAAATCGCAAGCGCCTCGTTGCTCGACGAAGCGACTGCTGCGGCAGAAGCCATGGCCATGGCACAGCGCGTGAGCAAATCAAAATCAAACCAATTCTTTGTCGCCGACAACGTATTCCCACAAACCGTCGATGTAGTGAAAGCGCGCGCAGAAATGTTCGGCTTTGAAATCATCACTGGCCCATGGCAAGAAGCTGGCCAGCACGACGTGTTTGGCGCGCTATTACAAAGCCCAGCGGACAACGGCGATGTATTAGATTTAACCGACGTCATTGCGCAGGTACAAGCCAACAAGGGTGTGGTAGGCGTAGCGACTGATTTAATGAGCTTGGTGCTCTGTAAGTCACCGGGTGAAATGGGCGCCGACATGGTGTTCGGCTCGGCACAGCGTTTCGGTGTACCGATGGGATACGGCGGACCACACGCTGCATTCTTTGCCACCCGTGAGAAATTCAAGCGCGCGATTCCTGGCCGTATTATCGGTGTATCACGCGACAGCCGCGAAAACACAGCATTGCGTATGGCTATGCAAACTCGTGAGCAACATATTCGCCGTGAAAAGGCGACTTCGAACATTTGTACTGCGCAGGTATTGCTTGCCAACATGGCGTCTTTCTATGCCGTGTACCACGGCCCTCAAGGCTTGAAAACGATTGCCAGCCGTATTCAGCGTTGGGCAACTATGCTGGTTGTGGCACTGCGTGAAAAGGGCATTGCAGTTGAAAACGCACAGTGGTTCGATACCGTAACCTTCAGTGCTGACAGTGCGGCGCGCGAAGCGATTTTGATGCGTGCAAAAGCAGCGCGCATTAACTTGCGTACCGATCGCGACGGCCGTTTAAGTGTGAGCTTCGATGAAGCCAAAACGCGGGGTGATTTTGCTGCGTTGTTGAACGTTATTTTTGACGAGCAGCACGGCTTTGATGTTTTGGCGCTCGACGAAAAGGCGCAGGGCGAGAAAGCATTAAGCGACGCTTCAGTGCGCACTAGCGACTTTTTAACGCATGAAGTATTTAACCAGTATCACTCAGAAACTGAGATGCTGCGCTACATTCGCCAGCTTGAGAGCCGCGATTTAGCACTGAACCACAGCATGATTTCATTGGGCTCGTGCACCATGAAACTCAATGCTACTGCGGAAATGATTCCGGTCACTTGGCCTGAGTTTGCACAACTGCACCCGTTCTGCCCGAAAGAGCAGGCGCAGGGCTACGCGGAAATGATTCATGGCTTGAGTAAGTGGTTACTCGACATTACGGGCTACGACAATATGTCGATGCAGCCGAACTCAGGTGCACAAGGTGAATACGCAGGCTTGCTCGCGATTCATTACTACCACGAGAGCCGTGGTGAAGGGCATCGTGATATCTGCTTAATTCCAGAATCTGCACATGGTACTAACCCGGCGTCTGCACAAATGGCAGGTATGCGCGTGGTGGTTGTGGCGTGTGACGAGAAAGGGAACGTAGATTTGAACGATTTACGTGAAAAAGCTGCGAGCGTTGCCGAGAACTTATCGTGCGCTATGGTCACTTACCCGTCTACGCATGGTGTGTACGAAGAGCAGATCCGTGAGATCTGTAACATCGTGCATGAGCACGGTGGGCAAGTGTACATGGACGGCGCGAACATGAACGCGCAAGTGGGCGTAACCTCTCCGGGTTATATTGGCTCAGACGTGTCGCACCTAAACTTACACAAGACTTTCTGTATTCCACACGGTGGCGGCGGCCCAGGTATGGGACCGATTGGCGTGAAAAGCCACTTAGCGCCGTTCTTACCAGGCCATGTGGCGATGGACGCGGAAGGCTTAGTGAAAGGCAACTCTGCGGTTTCTGCTGCGCCTTACGGCAGCGCGAGTATTTTGCCAATTTCATGGATGTACATTGCCATGATGGGCAGCCGTGGCTTGCGTGAAGCTACTGAAGTAGCGATTTTAAGCGCTAACTACATTGCTAAGCGCCTCGAACCGCATTACCCAATTTTGTACCGTGGCAGAAACGATCGCGTTGCGCACGAATGTATTATCGATTTGCGTCCGATTAAAGAAGCCACTGGCATTGCTGAAATCGACATTGCCAAGCGTTTACAAGACTACGGTTTCCACAGCCCGACGATGAGCTTCCCGGTTGCGGGCACGCTGATGGTTGAGCCGACGGAATCAGAAGCGAAGGGCGAACTTGATCGCTTTATCGACGCTATGATCAGCATTCGTGAAGAGATTCGCAAAGTTGAAAAAGGCGAGTGGACGGCAGAGAACAACCCATTGGTGCACGCTCCTCACACGCTTACTGATATTGTGAGCGGTGATTGGGATCGCGCGTACACTAGGGAAGAAGCAGCGTACCCTGCTGAGTGGATCCGCGGCCATAAGTTCTGGCCTAGCGTAAACCGCATCGACGACGTATTCGGCGACCGTAACTTGGTTTGCTCTTGCCCTCCATTGAGTGCTTATCGGTAG
- a CDS encoding DNA-binding transcriptional regulator, LysR family, producing the protein MKHLSLDALRAFVTVFDLQSYTKAAERMSRSQPAISLQIKRLEDLLNQSLIVREGTSIKLTAAGLDLYQGALPLLAQHDQLMGRFATEQVTGQVRLGIPSEFATALLPRILGQFAGSYPQITLEVTSALSRDLRLGASRGSFDVILTVAEQAPENAIKVKEDALVWVSGRADPAYAAPVPLVLASEGCVYRRRTLGALKEANIPHRITYTNNDLTGISSALRSGLGFTVLARSSVPPELFEVKKLDRQIALPELGTINIFLERHGQAQNAAAEHLQSYLHEFLSHQN; encoded by the coding sequence ATGAAACATCTATCGCTCGACGCCTTACGTGCCTTCGTGACGGTATTTGATTTACAAAGCTACACCAAAGCGGCAGAGCGCATGAGTCGCTCGCAACCTGCTATTAGTTTGCAGATAAAACGCTTAGAAGATCTACTAAATCAATCGTTGATTGTACGAGAAGGCACCAGTATTAAACTCACCGCGGCGGGCTTAGATCTCTACCAAGGGGCGCTTCCCTTGTTGGCGCAGCACGATCAACTAATGGGGCGCTTTGCCACCGAGCAAGTTACCGGGCAAGTGCGCTTAGGTATTCCTAGTGAGTTTGCCACCGCTCTTTTGCCCCGTATTTTGGGTCAATTTGCGGGCAGTTATCCGCAAATTACCTTAGAAGTGACTTCCGCGCTCAGCCGTGACTTACGCTTAGGCGCCAGCCGTGGTAGCTTCGATGTGATTCTTACCGTGGCTGAACAAGCCCCTGAAAATGCCATCAAAGTAAAAGAAGACGCCTTAGTGTGGGTAAGCGGCCGCGCCGATCCGGCTTATGCAGCACCGGTGCCTTTAGTGTTAGCCTCGGAAGGCTGTGTGTATCGGCGCCGAACTCTAGGGGCACTCAAAGAAGCCAATATTCCCCACCGCATTACCTATACCAATAACGATCTCACGGGGATTTCCAGTGCACTACGCTCTGGGCTAGGGTTTACTGTACTGGCACGAAGCTCGGTACCGCCAGAGCTCTTTGAAGTGAAAAAACTCGACCGCCAAATTGCGTTACCTGAGCTAGGTACCATCAATATATTCTTAGAACGCCACGGGCAAGCTCAAAACGCGGCCGCGGAACATTTACAAAGTTACTTACATGAGTTTTTAAGCCATCAGAACTGA
- a CDS encoding 2-octaprenyl-6-methoxyphenol hydroxylase, which yields MNKSAGSYQVVIAGAGLVGALAALALKTQRPHWRVLMLEARAADQAISDPRALALARRTVAALKQYGVWQGVEARLNPIQHHAIEHIHISDVTGPGSVQLDADRYNEQALGYVVPASAVQEALLAACAEQGVEVRHETHISALHGNKREQVLTLNDGAELYTELLLSCDGSASHMRKLLGVQERVSDYQQVAIAGEIELAKSHENFAYERFTPEGPMALLPLGQRKFSLVWCGSPEKINTLMALSDEDFLTAAQAQFGSRAGRFVKAARFAAFPLQLLIVDRFVGYRWLLLGNACHTLHPVAGQGYNLGVRDVLALAERLRHASDPGATHLLSAYAASRTEDYKAITGFTDGLVHIFSSDNGLASYARRSGLKGLRLCKLVQRQVAERAMGLGVEQARWD from the coding sequence ATGAACAAGTCAGCTGGTTCTTATCAAGTAGTGATTGCCGGTGCTGGATTAGTCGGAGCACTGGCTGCCTTGGCATTGAAAACGCAGCGTCCTCACTGGCGAGTACTGATGCTAGAAGCACGTGCGGCGGATCAAGCGATATCAGATCCTCGCGCATTGGCGTTAGCGCGCCGAACTGTCGCAGCACTTAAGCAATACGGTGTGTGGCAGGGAGTCGAAGCACGATTAAACCCAATTCAGCACCATGCCATTGAACATATTCATATTAGTGACGTAACCGGCCCTGGGAGCGTTCAGCTCGACGCTGATCGTTACAACGAACAAGCCTTAGGTTACGTGGTGCCTGCGAGTGCTGTGCAGGAAGCGCTGTTAGCTGCTTGTGCCGAGCAAGGCGTTGAGGTTCGTCACGAAACGCACATTAGCGCTTTGCATGGCAATAAGCGTGAGCAAGTACTCACTTTGAACGATGGTGCCGAGCTTTATACCGAGCTGTTGTTAAGCTGCGATGGCAGCGCATCGCACATGCGCAAACTACTGGGTGTTCAAGAGCGGGTGAGCGATTATCAACAAGTCGCGATTGCCGGTGAGATTGAACTTGCTAAAAGCCATGAGAACTTCGCTTATGAACGGTTCACGCCTGAAGGCCCCATGGCCTTGTTACCTCTTGGGCAGCGCAAATTTTCGCTTGTGTGGTGTGGCTCGCCCGAGAAAATAAACACACTCATGGCGCTTTCCGATGAAGATTTTCTTACTGCGGCACAAGCACAATTTGGCAGTAGAGCTGGGCGTTTTGTGAAGGCAGCGCGATTTGCAGCATTTCCATTGCAATTACTTATTGTGGATCGTTTTGTCGGTTACCGCTGGCTGTTGCTTGGTAATGCTTGTCACACCTTACACCCGGTGGCAGGGCAAGGTTATAACTTAGGGGTGCGCGATGTGTTAGCCCTGGCGGAGCGATTACGTCACGCCAGCGATCCCGGCGCAACTCACTTGTTGAGTGCTTATGCTGCGTCGCGCACCGAAGACTACAAAGCCATTACGGGGTTTACCGACGGCCTAGTGCATATTTTTTCCTCCGACAATGGTCTGGCAAGTTATGCCCGCCGTAGTGGTTTAAAAGGGCTGCGACTTTGTAAATTAGTGCAGCGCCAAGTAGCGGAGCGAGCTATGGGGCTCGGCGTGGAGCAAGCGCGATGGGATTAG
- a CDS encoding cell division protein ZapA, producing MSGQIVDINLLERNYRVLCPEGQESALKEAARQLDERLTETRSATKLTNVEQIAVMTALNLCHEWMQERSQQAEKMAAMEDKISLLQATIKKAIGEPESKSPSKS from the coding sequence ATGAGCGGTCAAATAGTCGATATTAACTTGCTGGAACGAAACTATCGGGTCTTGTGTCCTGAAGGGCAAGAAAGTGCGCTCAAAGAAGCCGCACGACAACTCGACGAACGCCTCACCGAAACACGTTCTGCCACCAAGCTTACCAATGTTGAACAAATCGCCGTAATGACTGCGTTGAATCTTTGTCATGAGTGGATGCAAGAGCGTTCACAGCAAGCTGAGAAAATGGCTGCGATGGAAGACAAAATATCTCTTTTACAAGCGACCATAAAAAAAGCAATCGGTGAGCCAGAGAGTAAATCCCCCTCTAAATCTTAA